In Methanosphaera sp., a single window of DNA contains:
- a CDS encoding DUF530 domain-containing protein, which translates to MSEFLVTQSEKFLKEIQHKPVIAESIEDFDSFIEIYSYLKFNLLKLRKIRNKMEVRGFTAPYSSLKRYGKGNSANSGDIIPDDVYDQSRHAQYFHIKATNKKNILDQVKSAIASHKIAVGHLEEYAQITCKKCGQTYKRNTIETILKYDENQQYDDEYTETEYECVCDCGSSEFMFESNNTGLRRLELIKYLPLGGEYLLKRSQLTNYSLEAYRKMIKVMRQEKRGRVKSVTVIAKIKDEKTGKWTSKKVNIDYADESNYELELRKRYGNNVRIEMLQFHHKKPSLINDKYVQNALAIAYLQYSENIVNKEIDNIIPRSISNMDRINTYNQLTEEARKDASHLAREAEERIELEEELKYIKLKKVNLINKDHTLDRGLQEDLHKLAEIKKHFYIETPNILMLWDIFRYYLSTSENRRNSYAGPFPNLRPSLDSNQLKVFDNVFSKDVVKLLQENGENIDVINNMKEAIQYKNDIEVKQKNLHLKSQQAIYGAIALNKKSDISLSHAAELLYVDKDQVADEKAALEKIEKPSTNKAKKFLEMINR; encoded by the coding sequence ATGAGCGAATTCTTAGTGACACAGAGTGAGAAATTTCTTAAAGAAATCCAACACAAACCTGTTATAGCTGAGAGTATTGAGGACTTTGATAGCTTTATTGAAATATACAGCTATCTTAAATTTAACCTCCTTAAACTCAGAAAAATACGTAACAAAATGGAAGTTAGAGGATTTACAGCACCATATAGTTCTCTGAAACGTTATGGTAAGGGAAATAGTGCAAATTCCGGAGATATTATTCCTGATGATGTATATGACCAGTCAAGACATGCACAATATTTTCATATTAAGGCAACAAATAAGAAAAACATTCTCGATCAAGTAAAATCTGCTATTGCATCACATAAAATAGCAGTAGGTCACTTAGAAGAATATGCTCAAATCACATGTAAAAAATGTGGACAAACATACAAAAGAAATACTATTGAAACAATCCTAAAATACGATGAAAACCAGCAATACGATGATGAATACACAGAAACTGAATATGAATGTGTGTGTGATTGTGGATCATCAGAATTTATGTTTGAATCAAATAATACTGGTCTTAGACGTCTTGAGTTAATTAAGTATCTTCCTCTTGGTGGAGAATATCTGCTTAAACGTTCTCAACTTACAAATTATAGCCTTGAAGCTTATCGTAAGATGATTAAAGTTATGCGTCAAGAAAAACGTGGACGTGTAAAGAGTGTTACTGTAATTGCTAAAATTAAGGATGAGAAAACTGGTAAGTGGACTAGTAAAAAGGTTAATATTGACTATGCTGATGAATCAAACTATGAACTTGAGCTTCGTAAAAGATATGGTAATAATGTTCGTATTGAAATGTTACAATTCCATCATAAAAAGCCATCTTTAATTAATGATAAGTATGTGCAAAATGCTCTTGCTATTGCATATCTACAGTATTCTGAAAATATTGTAAATAAGGAAATTGATAATATTATTCCTAGAAGTATTTCTAATATGGATCGAATTAATACATATAATCAATTAACAGAGGAAGCAAGAAAGGATGCAAGTCATCTTGCACGTGAGGCTGAAGAGAGAATTGAACTTGAAGAAGAACTTAAATATATCAAGCTTAAAAAGGTTAATCTTATAAATAAAGATCATACACTTGATCGTGGACTTCAAGAGGATTTACATAAGCTTGCTGAAATTAAGAAGCATTTCTACATTGAAACTCCTAATATCTTAATGTTATGGGATATTTTCCGTTATTATCTTAGTACATCTGAAAATAGGCGTAATTCCTATGCTGGACCTTTCCCTAATCTTAGACCTTCACTTGATTCTAATCAACTTAAGGTATTTGACAATGTTTTTAGTAAGGATGTTGTTAAATTACTTCAGGAAAATGGTGAAAATATTGATGTTATCAATAATATGAAAGAAGCAATTCAGTATAAAAATGATATTGAAGTTAAACAGAAAAACTTACATCTTAAGTCTCAACAGGCAATATATGGTGCTATAGCTCTTAATAAGAAGAGTGATATTTCACTTTCTCATGCTGCTGAATTGTTATATGTTGATAAAGATCAAGTTGCAGATGAAAAGGCTGCTCTTGAAAAGATTGAAAAGCCATCTACAAATAAGGCTAAGAAGTTCTTAGAAATGATAAATAGATAA
- a CDS encoding NUDIX domain-containing protein translates to MSTFNMHVKTIISNEVGKVLLLKENRSDRKKRWDLPGATLTEDESFDEVLISAVQKQVGCYIYPAKIVGITSYTKYGNKYLTVIMESVILNGDLILSDEYDEYKWIPIDEIKKYPLVPWLNRYIKDTKDPFNDIDEIINEIRDKNEMRNDLIKENFLSGFRHKKSDDYDDYDDEDEDDYQPEYEEKQSKKGIKSSFTLFKEAVVRTFNPKKAEVKKTQPKENLFTQTPSVEDEYEQPMMNYQPPTADMSSYSDEITIDHDDEIIIDDNINDIIVDEPKEQIKVESKEEVDIQPQQPNKDAVIKSHTTKKTTSDDHNIKVISKDDKTPRIRKAKESDEKVSFNSESINRRNWKDKLNEINRTDANNQRKQVPHPKGRKR, encoded by the coding sequence ATGTCAACATTTAACATGCATGTTAAAACAATTATAAGTAATGAAGTAGGAAAAGTACTGCTTCTTAAGGAAAATCGTTCAGATAGAAAAAAAAGATGGGATCTTCCAGGAGCAACATTAACAGAAGATGAAAGCTTTGATGAAGTATTAATATCTGCTGTACAAAAACAGGTAGGATGTTATATTTATCCTGCAAAAATTGTTGGAATTACAAGTTATACAAAGTATGGAAATAAATATCTTACTGTTATAATGGAATCTGTCATACTAAATGGAGATTTAATACTATCAGATGAGTATGATGAATATAAATGGATACCAATTGATGAAATTAAGAAATATCCACTAGTCCCATGGCTTAATCGTTACATAAAAGATACAAAAGATCCATTTAATGATATTGATGAAATAATCAATGAAATCAGAGATAAAAATGAGATGCGTAACGATCTAATTAAAGAAAACTTCCTATCAGGCTTCAGACATAAAAAATCAGACGACTATGATGATTATGACGATGAGGATGAGGATGATTATCAGCCAGAATATGAAGAAAAACAATCTAAAAAAGGAATTAAAAGTTCATTTACTCTCTTTAAGGAAGCTGTTGTTAGAACATTTAATCCAAAAAAGGCAGAAGTTAAAAAAACACAGCCAAAAGAGAACTTATTTACACAAACACCTTCTGTTGAAGATGAATATGAACAGCCAATGATGAACTATCAACCACCAACAGCTGATATGAGTTCCTATTCTGATGAAATTACAATAGATCATGATGATGAAATTATAATCGATGATAACATTAATGATATTATTGTAGATGAACCAAAAGAACAGATAAAAGTTGAATCAAAAGAAGAAGTAGATATTCAACCACAACAGCCTAATAAGGATGCTGTAATTAAATCACACACAACTAAAAAGACAACATCTGATGATCATAACATAAAAGTAATTTCAAAAGATGATAAAACACCACGTATAAGAAAAGCAAAAGAATCTGATGAAAAAGTTAGTTTCAATTCAGAGTCAATAAATAGACGTAACTGGAAAGATAAATTAAATGAAATTAACAGAACAGATGCAAACAATCAAAGAAAACAAGTTCCACATCCAAAGGGAAGAAAACGATAA
- a CDS encoding DNA primase, producing the protein MIETSYINPFNTDATEIVRKLGDINNLDAENEELKELIKKTNLQNLTSTVIPHTIKQLALKKFEWYLLKDTKKFDHKNYMYLFNPDIYEYDVVAFYLLCQIVAIEFGADSNEAKQVIQMQAELMRMRLEKLDNETTETRDRFYREALAEVVDTSKLYWYDIKDVLAMGELDFNKLLIADGRIIIEYEDFIEEFGDKIEGRYPIDVYNITAGVFIKSKLLISIVMLKTKNYMQTVHEMSKKMVEPNPIMKTSADEIRTLEQKAQQLRFGASGGMMGGSFADNKPTPYDTDAFAPCVAKCMQGIKSGGRNDAIVLFLTPFLSYARLYPGVFAQQRSIKVSEVDPNLEITLNEVIPMIYEAAGACRPPLFKDQPQEKININSKLGFGMHDELKIDNEGETHWYTPMSCEKIKLHMPSLCIPCADCKNIGNPLTYYNRKRKLNLKNKKQKKGE; encoded by the coding sequence ATGATAGAAACTTCATATATTAATCCATTTAATACAGATGCAACAGAAATTGTACGAAAACTGGGAGATATAAATAATCTTGATGCAGAAAATGAAGAACTTAAAGAATTAATTAAAAAAACAAATCTTCAAAATCTTACATCAACAGTAATACCACATACAATAAAACAGTTAGCATTAAAGAAATTTGAATGGTATCTTCTTAAAGATACAAAGAAATTTGACCATAAAAACTACATGTATCTATTTAATCCTGACATCTATGAATATGATGTTGTAGCATTTTATTTGTTATGTCAGATAGTTGCAATAGAATTTGGTGCAGATTCAAATGAGGCAAAACAAGTTATACAGATGCAAGCAGAACTAATGAGGATGCGACTTGAAAAGCTTGACAATGAAACAACAGAAACAAGGGATAGATTCTACAGAGAAGCACTAGCAGAAGTTGTTGACACATCAAAGCTATACTGGTATGATATAAAAGATGTACTTGCCATGGGAGAATTAGATTTTAATAAGCTACTTATTGCAGATGGACGTATAATAATTGAATATGAAGATTTTATTGAAGAATTTGGAGATAAAATAGAAGGACGCTATCCAATAGATGTCTATAATATAACAGCAGGAGTATTTATTAAGTCAAAACTGCTTATAAGTATAGTAATGCTTAAAACTAAAAACTATATGCAGACAGTTCATGAAATGTCAAAGAAGATGGTGGAACCTAACCCAATAATGAAAACATCAGCTGATGAAATACGCACATTAGAACAAAAAGCACAACAGTTACGCTTCGGAGCATCAGGTGGAATGATGGGAGGATCATTTGCAGATAACAAACCCACACCATATGATACAGATGCATTTGCACCATGTGTTGCAAAATGTATGCAGGGAATAAAAAGTGGTGGACGTAACGATGCAATAGTACTGTTTTTAACACCATTTCTATCGTATGCAAGACTTTATCCTGGAGTATTTGCACAACAACGAAGCATTAAAGTATCAGAGGTAGATCCAAACCTTGAAATAACGTTAAATGAAGTAATACCAATGATATATGAAGCAGCAGGGGCATGTAGACCACCACTATTTAAAGATCAACCACAAGAAAAGATAAACATCAACTCAAAGTTAGGCTTTGGAATGCATGATGAACTAAAAATTGACAATGAAGGTGAAACACACTGGTATACACCAATGAGTTGTGAAAAAATAAAACTACACATGCCAAGTTTATGTATACCATGTGCTGATTGTAAAAATATAGGAAATCCACTAACATACTACAACCGGAAAAGAAAACTAAACCTGAAAAATAAAAAACAAAAAAAGGGTGAATAG
- a CDS encoding glycosyltransferase 4 family protein, with the protein MNFSQLPVTSAFCGLIAFVVTFLVMPTLIRRLKKANIVGRDIHKYSKPEVAEMGGIGILFGFAIAIMVGVYLNPTWQSQLTITLIVILLTGVIGMVDDLIMLSSKEKLILLWIAGLPIMWVTPPNVGLLYMLLIPVAVSVASNLTNMLAGFNGIETGLGVIALSSLTLSCIIMNKYDVAIISFSMLGALVAFLFYNKYPANVFPGDVGTLIIGASIAIIAFIGRVKIIAFIVLIPNIIDGLLKFRSAGVMERQNFKPTIVKEDGMLEAPSGSFNSLIRSILKKPMKEKQVVHIIWAIGIFFGLIGILIAYFNKGYMM; encoded by the coding sequence ATGAATTTTAGTCAACTTCCTGTTACTTCAGCTTTTTGTGGACTTATTGCATTTGTTGTAACTTTTCTTGTTATGCCTACCTTAATTCGTAGACTTAAGAAGGCTAATATTGTAGGTCGTGACATTCATAAGTATTCAAAGCCTGAAGTTGCAGAGATGGGTGGTATTGGAATATTATTTGGTTTTGCTATTGCTATTATGGTTGGTGTTTATCTTAATCCTACCTGGCAAAGTCAGCTGACTATTACACTTATTGTAATTCTTCTTACTGGTGTTATTGGTATGGTTGATGATCTTATAATGCTTTCATCAAAAGAGAAGCTTATCTTGTTATGGATTGCAGGACTTCCTATTATGTGGGTTACTCCTCCTAATGTAGGATTACTTTATATGCTTCTTATTCCTGTGGCTGTATCTGTTGCATCTAATCTTACAAATATGCTTGCAGGTTTTAATGGTATTGAAACAGGTCTTGGTGTTATTGCACTTTCATCTCTTACTCTTTCATGTATTATTATGAATAAGTATGATGTTGCTATTATTTCATTTTCAATGCTTGGTGCTCTTGTTGCATTTTTATTTTATAATAAATATCCAGCAAATGTTTTTCCAGGTGATGTTGGAACTTTAATTATTGGTGCATCTATTGCAATTATTGCATTTATTGGTAGAGTTAAAATTATTGCATTTATTGTTCTTATTCCTAATATTATTGATGGTCTTCTTAAATTTAGAAGTGCTGGTGTTATGGAACGTCAAAACTTCAAACCTACGATCGTTAAAGAAGATGGTATGCTTGAAGCACCTAGTGGCAGTTTTAATTCTCTTATAAGATCTATTCTTAAAAAGCCTATGAAGGAAAAACAGGTAGTTCATATTATCTGGGCTATAGGTATTTTCTTTGGTCTTATTGGTATTTTAATTGCATACTTTAATAAGGGTTATATGATGTAG
- a CDS encoding helix-turn-helix domain-containing protein, which translates to MSSKIHVNKPLTSRLIIELLDSNPDLEEIECPQSLYERTSETYLDALSELGISISTIEQRGRPRKYDEDIKEQINSMIDDGFNPNAIAKRLHIDVKTVYYLKDKKLKQGPKSKYSDETKAEIISLREDNVSVKEISALLNIPVRTIYYILKHTKSDGD; encoded by the coding sequence ATGAGTTCAAAAATACATGTAAATAAACCTTTAACTTCAAGACTTATTATTGAATTACTTGATAGTAATCCTGATCTTGAAGAGATTGAATGTCCTCAGAGTTTGTATGAGAGAACCTCAGAAACTTATCTTGATGCTCTTAGTGAACTTGGTATTTCAATATCTACCATTGAACAGAGAGGACGTCCTCGTAAGTATGATGAGGATATTAAAGAGCAGATAAATTCCATGATTGATGATGGTTTTAATCCTAATGCTATTGCAAAGAGATTACATATTGATGTTAAAACTGTTTATTATCTTAAAGATAAAAAGCTTAAACAGGGTCCAAAATCTAAGTATTCTGATGAAACAAAAGCTGAGATAATTTCTCTTCGTGAGGATAATGTTTCAGTTAAGGAGATTTCAGCACTTCTTAATATTCCTGTTCGTACTATATATTATATCTTAAAGCATACAAAAAGTGATGGTGATTAG
- a CDS encoding exopolysaccharide biosynthesis protein: MEENVNELQNTDINVHEKTSDTIKRLRNNIPEGKMTLGELVEFYNARELVIIILIAPFLLPASIPGSSTPFGILIIIIALSEIFSRKIYLPNFIAKYEIEHSTVEKLFDILIKALGYVEKVVKPRGRIDFKYLNKFNLAITILLSFLLFLPLPIPFTDFFPSLAILLLVVGNLENDTYIMTLGYIATVGTLFYFYQMGSLGISIIVAVLERILPGISSYLG; encoded by the coding sequence ATGGAAGAAAATGTAAATGAACTTCAAAATACTGATATAAATGTTCATGAAAAAACTTCAGATACAATAAAAAGACTAAGAAACAACATACCCGAAGGTAAAATGACACTTGGTGAACTTGTAGAATTCTATAATGCACGTGAACTTGTAATAATTATTCTAATTGCACCATTTCTTCTTCCAGCATCAATACCAGGAAGTAGTACACCATTTGGTATACTTATAATTATTATTGCATTATCTGAGATATTTTCAAGAAAAATATACTTACCTAATTTTATTGCAAAATATGAAATTGAACATTCAACTGTTGAAAAACTATTTGACATACTAATTAAAGCATTAGGATATGTTGAAAAGGTAGTAAAACCAAGAGGACGTATAGATTTTAAATACTTAAATAAATTTAACCTTGCAATAACAATATTGCTTTCATTTCTATTGTTCTTACCTCTTCCAATACCATTTACAGACTTCTTCCCATCACTTGCAATACTACTGCTTGTTGTAGGAAATCTGGAAAATGATACATATATCATGACACTTGGATATATTGCAACAGTTGGAACACTATTTTACTTCTATCAGATGGGAAGTCTTGGAATTAGTATAATAGTTGCAGTTCTTGAGCGTATCTTGCCTGGAATTTCAAGTTATTTAGGATGA
- the metG gene encoding methionine--tRNA ligase yields MSKLFISCALPYANGACHLGHLRSTYIPADIYARYNRMNGVDTVMVCSTDEHGTPIAVRAEQEGREPKEITDIYHELIGNDLKNADISLDSFRRTTDKKHYEMAQSFFNDLYDKGYVYEKVIDQLYCDKCNRGLPDRYVEGICPHCHSEARGDQCEVCGRHLDPTDLEEPQCLICGSRPHIKPSTQYYFNLEKFEEPLRQWIYENSHLQSYVQNFAKEWLKDGLKDWSMTRDMKWGIPVPVGDVDDKVLYVWAEAFIGYQSSAAQWAEEHGLNWKDYWDDKTVHFIGKDIIYHHTIFWPSMLMANEMSLPYSVIGGGYLSLEGRKMSTSKGWVVWVDDFLKEFDSDLLRYYLIINAPLNKDTDFAWEDFQRRINNELTDNLGNFIHRTFTFTTKFFDGKIPEKGSFDEDDAAFEEEIKSLPQRVGDAIDAFEFRDGLLEIMNTTKNANKYFNDKKPWKMVKEDMESAKTCLYLSNQLVHTLSVVLTPYLPETASKIREVLGMPGDYTPGFMNFDERTPQVMWDEASNFMESGKAIGKAKPLFNKIEDEKIKKQQDKLKALEEKEEKENKKEDEKMSDLISIDEFAKTKLVVGQIKEAEAIEGSKNLLKLQVDLGDEIRQVVAGIAKRYAPDELIDRKVIVVANLEPAKLFGVESNGMLLATDSMELLTTEGKVGEYIK; encoded by the coding sequence ATGAGTAAATTATTTATATCATGTGCACTTCCTTATGCAAATGGTGCATGTCATCTTGGACATCTCAGATCAACATATATTCCTGCAGATATCTATGCAAGATACAACCGTATGAATGGTGTTGACACAGTAATGGTATGTTCTACAGATGAACATGGAACACCTATTGCTGTTCGTGCAGAACAAGAAGGACGTGAGCCTAAAGAAATTACAGATATTTACCATGAACTTATTGGTAATGACCTTAAAAATGCTGACATATCACTTGACAGCTTTAGACGTACAACTGATAAAAAACACTATGAAATGGCTCAAAGCTTCTTTAATGACTTATATGATAAAGGATACGTCTATGAAAAAGTTATAGATCAATTATACTGTGATAAATGTAACCGTGGACTTCCTGACCGTTATGTTGAAGGTATCTGTCCTCACTGTCATAGTGAAGCTCGTGGAGATCAATGTGAAGTATGTGGTCGTCATCTTGACCCTACAGATCTTGAAGAACCACAATGTCTTATCTGTGGAAGTCGTCCACATATTAAGCCATCAACACAGTACTACTTTAATCTTGAAAAATTTGAAGAACCACTACGCCAGTGGATCTATGAAAACAGCCACCTTCAAAGCTATGTTCAAAACTTTGCAAAAGAATGGCTAAAAGATGGTCTTAAAGATTGGAGTATGACACGTGACATGAAATGGGGAATTCCAGTACCAGTCGGTGATGTGGATGATAAAGTATTATATGTATGGGCTGAAGCTTTCATTGGATATCAATCATCAGCAGCACAATGGGCAGAAGAACATGGACTTAACTGGAAGGATTACTGGGATGATAAAACAGTACACTTCATAGGAAAAGATATTATTTATCATCATACAATCTTCTGGCCAAGTATGCTTATGGCAAATGAAATGTCACTTCCATATTCTGTTATTGGTGGAGGATATCTTTCACTTGAAGGACGTAAAATGTCAACAAGTAAAGGATGGGTTGTATGGGTAGATGACTTCCTTAAGGAATTTGACAGTGATCTTCTAAGATACTACCTTATAATTAATGCACCACTAAATAAGGATACAGACTTTGCATGGGAAGACTTCCAAAGACGTATAAATAATGAATTAACAGACAACCTTGGAAACTTCATACACAGAACATTTACATTTACAACAAAGTTCTTTGATGGTAAAATACCAGAAAAAGGAAGCTTTGATGAAGATGATGCTGCATTTGAAGAAGAAATAAAATCACTTCCACAACGTGTTGGAGATGCAATTGATGCATTTGAATTCCGTGATGGTCTTCTTGAAATTATGAACACAACAAAAAATGCAAACAAATACTTCAATGATAAAAAACCATGGAAAATGGTAAAAGAAGATATGGAAAGTGCAAAAACATGTCTTTACCTTTCAAATCAACTTGTACACACACTTAGTGTTGTATTAACACCATATCTCCCTGAAACTGCATCTAAAATCCGTGAAGTTCTTGGTATGCCAGGTGACTACACTCCAGGATTTATGAACTTTGATGAAAGAACACCACAAGTAATGTGGGATGAAGCATCTAATTTCATGGAAAGTGGAAAAGCTATAGGTAAAGCAAAACCACTCTTTAATAAGATTGAAGATGAAAAAATTAAAAAACAACAAGATAAACTTAAAGCATTAGAAGAAAAAGAAGAAAAAGAAAATAAAAAAGAGGATGAAAAAATGAGCGATTTAATATCAATAGATGAATTTGCAAAAACAAAACTTGTAGTAGGACAAATTAAAGAAGCAGAAGCAATTGAAGGATCAAAAAATCTCCTTAAATTACAAGTAGATCTTGGTGATGAAATAAGACAAGTTGTAGCAGGTATTGCAAAAAGATATGCTCCTGATGAACTTATTGATCGTAAAGTAATTGTAGTTGCAAATCTTGAACCTGCAAAATTATTCGGTGTAGAATCAAATGGTATGCTTCTTGCAACAGATAGTATGGAATTATTAACAACTGAAGGTAAAGTAGGTGAATATATAAAATGA
- a CDS encoding MnmC family methyltransferase has translation MVDDQQDSKLEILDRIKTTIHEIFELESLGHKDAREIYADEMAGFFIKTEDGSYTLSSGERGSESETLHSIFGARTEAFEKFAIPSKLREISEEVEVVKILDICSGIGYNASAVLDYLKDSDVRIEIDMVESSIETLASSLFIANICESHGYVKKVIENYLIENGYLQFNKVLSSISPNIDINIHVCDARDYLKNCEDKEYDAVFLDPFSPSKSPELYSVDFFSKLKNYLTPTALILTYTAASPVRSAMINAGLYIGEGPVVKRSGGTIASRSQTLIDTPLSFSDEKVIALSDVGVPFMDPDLSDDYQTIIERRQSIRSKVRGVSMFPSSSKLPRYLGLSADEIEDEHLREKLTGYVTDMGFDGLDDERILKILDVDLELTSREQILALEDNLKEVMEEM, from the coding sequence ATGGTGGATGATCAGCAGGATTCAAAACTTGAAATTTTGGATCGTATCAAAACAACAATACATGAAATCTTTGAACTAGAATCATTAGGTCATAAAGATGCAAGAGAAATCTATGCAGATGAAATGGCAGGCTTTTTCATAAAAACAGAAGATGGCTCATATACTTTATCATCAGGTGAACGTGGAAGTGAATCAGAAACACTACACAGTATATTTGGTGCAAGAACAGAAGCATTTGAAAAATTTGCAATACCATCAAAACTAAGGGAAATTTCAGAAGAAGTAGAAGTTGTAAAAATTCTAGATATCTGTAGTGGTATTGGATATAATGCATCAGCAGTTCTTGATTATCTTAAAGATAGTGATGTTAGAATTGAAATTGACATGGTAGAATCATCCATTGAAACACTTGCTTCAAGTCTTTTTATAGCAAATATATGTGAATCCCATGGTTATGTTAAAAAAGTTATTGAAAACTACTTAATTGAAAATGGATATCTTCAATTTAATAAGGTTTTAAGTAGTATTTCACCAAATATTGACATTAATATCCATGTATGTGATGCACGTGACTATCTTAAAAATTGTGAAGATAAAGAGTATGATGCAGTATTTCTAGATCCTTTCAGTCCATCTAAGTCACCAGAGTTATATTCTGTTGATTTCTTCTCAAAACTTAAAAACTATCTTACACCAACAGCACTTATATTAACATATACAGCAGCAAGTCCTGTTAGAAGTGCTATGATAAATGCAGGATTATATATTGGAGAAGGTCCTGTTGTTAAAAGAAGTGGTGGAACAATTGCATCACGTTCACAAACTCTTATTGATACTCCATTATCATTTTCTGATGAAAAAGTTATAGCTCTTAGTGATGTTGGAGTTCCATTTATGGATCCTGATCTTAGTGATGATTATCAGACAATTATTGAAAGACGTCAAAGTATTAGAAGTAAGGTTCGTGGAGTTAGTATGTTTCCATCATCAAGTAAGCTTCCAAGATACTTAGGTCTTAGTGCTGATGAAATTGAAGATGAACATTTACGTGAAAAATTAACAGGATATGTTACAGATATGGGATTTGATGGTCTTGATGATGAAAGAATTCTTAAAATCCTTGATGTTGACTTAGAACTTACAAGTCGTGAACAGATTCTTGCTCTTGAAGATAATCTTAAAGAAGTAATGGAAGAAATGTAG
- the pdxS gene encoding pyridoxal 5'-phosphate synthase lyase subunit PdxS, giving the protein MLHGTKVLKEGFAKMTKGGVIMDVVNAEQAAIAEDAGAVSVMALERVPSDIRKAGGVARMADPSKVQEILDAVDIPVMAKVRIGHFVEAQVLQSLGVDMIDESEVLTQADEDFHIDKEQFTIPFVCGARDLGEALRRIDEGAAMIRTKGEAGTGNVVEAVRHMRAIQGAIREIQNKSEEELWQVAREINAPRELVKLTAQEGRIPVVNFSAGGIATPADAALMMQLGADGVFVGSGIFKSENPELVANAVVEATAHYDDADLIAEVSTDLGEAMPGIDINELKEEERLQNRGNYI; this is encoded by the coding sequence ATGTTACATGGAACAAAAGTATTAAAAGAAGGATTTGCTAAAATGACAAAAGGTGGAGTAATTATGGATGTAGTTAATGCAGAACAAGCTGCAATAGCTGAAGATGCAGGTGCTGTATCTGTAATGGCTCTTGAAAGAGTACCATCAGACATAAGAAAAGCAGGTGGAGTAGCAAGAATGGCTGACCCATCAAAAGTACAAGAAATCCTCGATGCAGTAGACATACCTGTAATGGCAAAAGTAAGAATTGGACACTTTGTAGAAGCACAAGTACTTCAATCATTAGGTGTAGATATGATCGATGAAAGTGAAGTATTAACACAAGCAGATGAAGACTTCCACATTGACAAAGAACAATTCACAATACCATTTGTATGTGGTGCAAGAGACCTTGGAGAAGCTCTAAGACGTATTGATGAAGGAGCAGCAATGATCAGAACCAAAGGTGAAGCAGGTACAGGAAACGTTGTAGAAGCTGTAAGACACATGAGAGCAATTCAAGGTGCAATCCGTGAAATCCAAAACAAATCAGAAGAAGAACTCTGGCAAGTAGCACGTGAAATCAACGCACCAAGAGAACTTGTAAAATTAACAGCACAAGAAGGAAGAATTCCAGTTGTAAACTTCTCAGCAGGAGGAATAGCAACACCAGCAGATGCAGCATTAATGATGCAACTTGGAGCAGACGGAGTATTTGTAGGATCAGGTATCTTCAAATCAGAAAACCCAGAACTTGTAGCAAATGCAGTAGTAGAAGCAACAGCACACTACGATGATGCAGACCTTATTGCTGAAGTATCAACAGATCTTGGAGAAGCAATGCCAGGTATTGACATCAACGAACTTAAAGAAGAAGAAAGATTACAAAACAGAGGAAACTACATATAA